The genomic stretch GGGACGGCACGAAGATCAAGATCATCGAAGAAACCGACTATCCCTTCCGGGATATCATCCAACTCAGGCTCTCCACGCCCAAGGAGGTGGAGTTCCCATTGTACATGCGCGTGCCCCGCTGGTGCGAGAAGGCTTCGGTTCGAATCAACGGCAAAGTGACTGATGTGAAAGCATCCCCCTCGTCCTACATTCAAGTGAAACGCCATTGGGCCAATGGCGATACGGTGATGCTGCAGCTGCCCATGAAGATTTCGGTCCGCAAATGGGCGAAAAACAAGGATTCGGTGTCCGTGGACTACGGGCCGCTGAGCTTTGCTTTGAAGATTGAAGAGAAGTGGCAGAAATATGGCAAGGATGACTTGTGGCAGGAATGGGAGGTTCTCCCGGCCACGGCTTGGAACTATGGTCTGGTGCTCAACGGGCTGGATCCCGCCGGATCGTTCAAGATAGTCCGCAACGCGGGCCCGCTCGCCAGGCAGCCCTTCACTCTGGAGGGGGCGCCGCTGGCGCTGCAGGTCAGAGCGCGCAAGATACCGGAATGGCAGCAGGAAGCGAAAACGGGCATCGTAGGGTTGCTTCCGCAGAGTCCGGTAAAATCGAATGAGCCGGTCGAACAGGTTACGCTTATCCCGATGGGCTCAGCGCGTTTGCGAATCAGCTCTTTCCCGACGATCGCGGCCGAGCCGGCGGCCCGCAAGCAGCCAAACGCCATCAGTAAAAAGCAAAAGATTAACGCAGAGGGCGCGGCTGGGGGCAGGGGGCACGGAGGGTCGGGAAATGAGGCTACCAAGGTTCTGCGGGCTCAACGTTAGGCTTTTGAGGATCGAGGTAGTTGTCATGCACATGGGTGCGCCCCGGCGCATGAGGTGCTGTGCCGAGAATACAGCTGCCCTCCGCGTCCTCTGCATTGAGCTGTTGAGGCATGCGGCAGTTCTCATGCGCATGGGTGGCCACAATCATCAGCCTCCGCTGCAACATTTCCGCCTTCCCAGGGTTAATGTGAAATAGCATGAGGAAATCGAGGAAGAGAAATCGTCCAGGTCCGGAACATGTCGCCATCGTGCGAAGTCTGGCGAAATTGTGAAGAAAAAACACTAACCCGACCATTGCCAGGGAGGTCGCCGGTGATGTCAACGAAAGTCCATCCAGTCGCGCGTGTTGTTGTTATCGTTTTTGTGTTGTTCAGCACCCACGTCGTATTAGCCAGCCAGGGCCAGCAAACCCGGCCAAAGGCCGCTCAGCGGGCCGGCCAAGCCAGGCAGAACCGGGAGCAATTGCGAAACCGAATCATGGGCATAAAGGACGAGCCGACGGTCGATACCGCCCTGGCAAATCTGGTGAAAGAGGGCAGGATAACCCAGAACCAGGCGGTGAAGATCAAAGCCCAGTGGCAGAAGCAGCAGGGGAGAAGCCAGCTGCAGCAGACGCTCCAGGAACTCAGAGGCATACAGGATGAAGCCAAGTTTACCGAGGCATTGAACAGCTTGGTTGCGGACGGAAAGATCACCCAGAAACAGGCGGTCAAGATCAGAGAGCAGTGGCAGAACCGGCGGCAGAACGCCGGCCTTAGGCAGGTTTTCAACAATATCCGCGGCATCAAGGACGAGTCGAAGGCTGACGAAGTCCTGGCAAATCTTGTCCGCAACGGCAGCATAACTCAGGAACAGGCGGCAAGAATCAAGGAGCGCTGGAAAAAACGCCGCTGAAGCCGAGAGAGGGAGATCTGCGACGTTCTGGGACTCACAGTGAGCGGCTCCGCGGACGGCCAGATGCTGGACGGGCTGCACTGCCTCGATAAGTGCCTAGTCGTCAAGCAGCACGGCAACAGCGATCCGATCCCTTGCCTCGAGTTACTCATCACGCAGTGCCATCACAGGGTCAAGCCGGGCCGCCCGTTGCGCCGGCAGCAGGCTGGCCGCGACCCCCGACAGCGGGGCAGCGTGTCAACGATCAACTGCAGTTCGGACCAGGGGAAACCTCAACACAGAGATTGCTGAGACCGCAGTAATTTGAAATGTTTCGAAACCTCTTTCCGTGGGCTGCGGTCTCTGCGTCGAGAAAAGGGAGGCGGAATTCGCAACCTGGGCCTAGCTGAGTTGGCCGACCACTTCAAAATGTCTCTCCGCTCCGGTCCGGATCATCACGGTGTCTTTGTGCGGGCCGCCGAGAGTCGCGGGGCGGCCGTTGACCGTTACCGCCTTGACTGGATTCTGCGCGGGTACCCGCAGCTTGACGTGAACTTCCTTTGGGGCGCCCGGCTGCGCCAGCTCGACCGTTGCCGCGACGCTCCTGGATGCGGGTTTTGCCGCCAATTCCAGGCTGACCCTGCCCCAGCGCGTGGGCGCCTGGCTGATCTTGATCGGCTTTCCGGAGATCACCCAATCGCGCGGGACACCCTTGGCGAAGTAGAGCCGGTCTTCGTCCGAGTCCTCGAGTACAAGCATCCAGCGCACCATGACGGGGACGGTCTGCTGGGCCGGTATGCAAAAAGTGGCGGTGCCGCCTGTGATGCCGCAGACCTCTCCGGCAACCCAGCCGCCGCGGGTGTGGGCATGATAACGATGCGAGTAGAGAAACAGCAGGTATTCTTCGATGCGGTCCAGGCGGAGCAGCATCAGGGCGTGGCCGTAGGCGATGAAGCCGAGAATGGAGCGGCCGCCGGGGCGGGCCGCGCCGACGTTGGCAAGAACGCCGAGGGTGGTGGCGCCGTAAGCCCTCATGGTGTCGACGACCATGTTGGCCAGGTTTACGGGGAGTATATCGGCATGAACCAGTTCGGCGTAGAGGCGGTGCGGCCACTGTTGCGGACTGGGCCGCTCCTGCGCCATGGCTTCTCGAAACATCAGTTTTACGCCGGGCATTGGCGGGACATACGGCGGAGTCTTGTCCTTCCAGATGTTTTTCTCCATGCTCGAGACTGTGGCATCCTGAAGAACCTTGCTTCGGTTCAGCCAGTCCTGGGCCTCCTTTTCCATGCCGGGCATGGGCTTGAGCTTGTCGATCTCCAGCCATGCCCTGCCGATATCCTTGAGTCCGCGTGCGGAGAAAGCGCTGTTGGCATAATAAGGTTTCCACCAGACTTCGGGAGTGGCAGCCAGGCAGGCGTCCGATTCGCTCCAGCCGTGGATCAGACCGTAACCGGGATCGTCCTGAGGCATCTTCAAGCCGAGGTCGTGCATGTCGGCGAGCAGCTTCGCCGTGGCCTGAATTTTGGCCTTGTGCTTGAGGAGCAAGGCGCTGTCGCGCGTGTAGTTGAAATAGCGGGCGAGCAGGGAGAGCGACATGCCGAACTGCGCCGTCTCCGGGCCGCGCATGTTGTTGACGCCTTTGGCATCGACGAAATCGGTGAAATAGTTGTCGATGAATTGTCGCGCCGTCTCGAACCGCCCCCACTCGAGATTGACATGGACGGCGCTGGTGAAAATATCCTGGAAGCCGTCGTACTCGGAACCGTAGTAATCTCGATCCACCGCCCCGTATTTGGGATAAACGCCGCCGGGCCGGACCATCAGTTCCTTGGCGAAATAGTGCCTGGACATGTCGATCCAGGAGTTGTCCGGCAGGGAAGCCGGCGCGAAATCCTTCAGCTGCCTGTCCCAATAGTTCGCGAAGACCAGCAGCGCGCGGTAGAACTGTTCCGGCTGGGGATCCCGGCGGGCGGGCGGAAATGCGGGGTAGCTATGGCCGTAAAACGCCTTGGCGATTTTGCCGTTTTCAATCAGCATGGTGCGATGCCAGGTCTGCACGATGAACCGGTCGTGCGCTTCAACATCGCCAAAAACCACCACCTCGCAATAGGAGTTGTCAGAGACTGGCATGACCTTCCGGACGGCAGGCATCCAGCCTCCGAGAAGGCCATCGAAGCGCTTCTGCGTCACGGCCGGGTTGCGGAGTTCGGCAAGGTATTGGGAAGGGTGGTACGTCCTGGTGTTGCCGCCCGTGTAAACCATCATCGTGTCGAAAGCTTCCCTGGTGCCGACAAAAGCGTCCCACCTCGAGCGGGGAGCTGCGGCGCCCGGACCCTGGCCGGCGGCGGACCCTTGAGGAGGCGCCGCCGATTTCACCATTTCGGGATCGGGATCGCCTCCGCCCGCGAGCAGCCTGTCGGCGAGGAGATCGGTTCCGGACAACCCGATGTCGTTCATGCTCAATCCCAGATACGGAGGGTTGGCTTCGGCGAACGAGGCTTCGGCGCTCTTGGTGAGTACGCGTGCGCCGCCGGTCGACGAAACAAAAGTCAGAACGCCTTCGCGGCTGCGCAGGTCCTCATAGACTTTCCACAAAGTCGCGTTGAGCTTGAACTCGCAGATGAGGGTGTGGCCCTCGATATCCGGGGTCACATCGGCTGCCGGCTCTTCGGGTGAGGCCGCGGCGCTGCCGCCAGATAGAGTCTCGAGGCTCGCGGCTGTCACTGCTAGGCTCTGCAAAAACCTTCGGCGATCCATAACGGCTCCTCCAAACTGGTGGAATTATCGAATGGCGGGTCAGAAAACGATGAAACCGCCTGACCCTATATCTTTTCCTTTTTTTCAGTTCAGCCGGAACCTCACTTCAATCCGGGCCTGTACATCCACCGGCGCGTCTTTGAGCGTGCCGGGCTTGAATTTCCATCGGGTCGCGATCGTATTCACCGCGGATTCGTCCAGGCCGTGACCCAATCCATGGATGATTCTGAGGTTGTCGACGGTCCCATTTTTGCGGACGACAGCCTGGATGGTCACGACACCCTCGATTCGTGCTCTTCGTGCTTCCTCCGGATAGGGAGGTAAAGGTTGACTGATAGGCACAGGAGCGGTTACGCCCTCGCCAACCATGTATGATACGTTGCCGCTTCTTGTCCCCACACCTTGGCCCGCGCCAACTTCAGGAGCCTCGACGGGGCCAGTGTCCGTTGCGCCTCCGGTTCCGGCTTCGCCGCCTCCTACCCGGCGGCCCCATTGCATCTGATTGAATTCATCCACCGTCAGGAGCTCGAGGAAGTTGGTGGAGGGATAGTACGTGGCTTCCAGACGACTCCGGTAGGGTCTCAGGCATTCTTCAATTGGGAGCGGGAGGTTGTCCTGCCATGCCAGCCGGTCCATCTGCGTGTCGATGCGGCTGATCTCTTCTGCCAGCGTGCCGCGCCATTTCGTTTGCTTCACATCTTTGATGCTGTCCAGCTGATTCCGTAGCAAGTGAAGCATCAGGCGTCGATACTGCTCGCGCATGGCTTCCGGGCTGAAGGGGAAATTGTTGCCGCCCGGGCGGTCGCGTTCCCGCTGCTGGATCTTGGCAATAATCGACGGCCCCTCCGCGGGCGAATGGCCCAGAAATGAATAGTAGGCGATCGAGTAGATGTAGGCGTATTCGCCCAAACCCATCCGCTTGTCCAGCAGAACCCGGTTGCGCTGATTTACATACTCTCCTGCTGGTACGATAAGATTGGTCATCTCGCTCAGTGTTTGGAGCACGGCGCCGAACGACTGTTGCCTTCGGGTCAGGCGTTCAAAATCGAAATTGGCCAGAGCCGAGTCCAGCCGGGCCTGTGGGTCTTTGAGCGCGTCGCGTACTGAAAGAAATGCTTCCATTCGTCCAGGGTCGATGATCCCATCGGGGGGCGGCACAAAAGTATCCGGGGCGCCGTAGGCCGCCACAATCTCTTTGCGACTGTCCGATGCTTCCTGCAGTGGCCGATATTTGCCGCGGACATAAACGATGGCACTGGTCACCAGCCCGACGACCAGCACGATCAAGACAGCGCAACCGATTCCGCAACCCGCGAGCCATTTCTGTGGGGTGGTCATAGCCATGCTTCACCGCCGTTTCAATCCGTTCCCTGTATTGCACCTGCCGGCATTCCGCGAGGGATTGTATACCCAAAGGCTGCATCCGCGCCTGCAATATGTTACGAGGCCGCTTCGCGGGGTCGGACCCAAAGCGAGCCGCCGCGTGCCGGATGGCCGATGACAGACCCTCCAAGACCGCGTCGGTCTGGATTTGTGCCTTCTTTTTTTGGGATTAAGGGTCATGTACAATTGCCAGGCTCGCATTTCCAAGTGCAAAATTACTGTTAAACGCAAAAAATGAAGCCAATAATCGAGTTTGTGCCCCATTTTTTCCCAGGAATTCATTGCGAGAAACTGAGCACGCACGGTTTATTCAGGTCCGACCCCGATTTCCAATTTGTTCTTCAGGAATGGATGGATTATGAGCAAACTGCTTTGCGCATTTTCATTTATTGTCGTTGCCGTCATTTCGGTTTCT from Terriglobia bacterium encodes the following:
- a CDS encoding Tat pathway signal protein yields the protein MDRRRFLQSLAVTAASLETLSGGSAAASPEEPAADVTPDIEGHTLICEFKLNATLWKVYEDLRSREGVLTFVSSTGGARVLTKSAEASFAEANPPYLGLSMNDIGLSGTDLLADRLLAGGGDPDPEMVKSAAPPQGSAAGQGPGAAAPRSRWDAFVGTREAFDTMMVYTGGNTRTYHPSQYLAELRNPAVTQKRFDGLLGGWMPAVRKVMPVSDNSYCEVVVFGDVEAHDRFIVQTWHRTMLIENGKIAKAFYGHSYPAFPPARRDPQPEQFYRALLVFANYWDRQLKDFAPASLPDNSWIDMSRHYFAKELMVRPGGVYPKYGAVDRDYYGSEYDGFQDIFTSAVHVNLEWGRFETARQFIDNYFTDFVDAKGVNNMRGPETAQFGMSLSLLARYFNYTRDSALLLKHKAKIQATAKLLADMHDLGLKMPQDDPGYGLIHGWSESDACLAATPEVWWKPYYANSAFSARGLKDIGRAWLEIDKLKPMPGMEKEAQDWLNRSKVLQDATVSSMEKNIWKDKTPPYVPPMPGVKLMFREAMAQERPSPQQWPHRLYAELVHADILPVNLANMVVDTMRAYGATTLGVLANVGAARPGGRSILGFIAYGHALMLLRLDRIEEYLLFLYSHRYHAHTRGGWVAGEVCGITGGTATFCIPAQQTVPVMVRWMLVLEDSDEDRLYFAKGVPRDWVISGKPIKISQAPTRWGRVSLELAAKPASRSVAATVELAQPGAPKEVHVKLRVPAQNPVKAVTVNGRPATLGGPHKDTVMIRTGAERHFEVVGQLS
- a CDS encoding energy transducer TonB, with the translated sequence MAMTTPQKWLAGCGIGCAVLIVLVVGLVTSAIVYVRGKYRPLQEASDSRKEIVAAYGAPDTFVPPPDGIIDPGRMEAFLSVRDALKDPQARLDSALANFDFERLTRRQQSFGAVLQTLSEMTNLIVPAGEYVNQRNRVLLDKRMGLGEYAYIYSIAYYSFLGHSPAEGPSIIAKIQQRERDRPGGNNFPFSPEAMREQYRRLMLHLLRNQLDSIKDVKQTKWRGTLAEEISRIDTQMDRLAWQDNLPLPIEECLRPYRSRLEATYYPSTNFLELLTVDEFNQMQWGRRVGGGEAGTGGATDTGPVEAPEVGAGQGVGTRSGNVSYMVGEGVTAPVPISQPLPPYPEEARRARIEGVVTIQAVVRKNGTVDNLRIIHGLGHGLDESAVNTIATRWKFKPGTLKDAPVDVQARIEVRFRLN